A part of Sebastes fasciatus isolate fSebFas1 chromosome 10, fSebFas1.pri, whole genome shotgun sequence genomic DNA contains:
- the LOC141775474 gene encoding protocadherin gamma-C5-like → MTKTIGYRDWRWQALWWHHFFLLWSTISGQTRYSIPEELDQGSVVGNLAKDLGLGLSDIFDRKLRVASEAGEQYFSVDAGKGELVVNDRIDREALCGQSASCVLPLQVVIENPLQLHRIEVEIRDVNDNAPSFLKSDHIIEIAESTVVGVRFPLESAEDPDVGSNGLKTYTLSKDECFTLKVKEIENGRKIPELVLNKSLDREKKAIHNLFLTAVDGGNPVRSGTSKITVTVLDNNDNVPLFENTSYKVAVKENSANGSFLITTKATDIDEGPNGEIEYSLGIHTPPSVLSLFHIDAITGDIYLKNQLDHETQASYRIDISAKDKGLPKSEGHCTVQVDVLDVNDNAPEIVLTSKPTSVPEDSRSGTVVALISARDLDSGDNGKVTLQLPKRSPFTLKPSFSNNYALVTSGPLDRESFSEYNIEITATDSGSPPLSSKKMIPVSITDVNDNPPIFTQPSYVVYLKENGVPGSILYSVSASDLDFGENAKISYSILDSKVQDVSVSSYVYINSDNGSIYSMHSFDYEKLKVFQIQVQAKDQGSPSLSSNATVHVFILDQNDNAPAVIYPSSAALGSLSHQRMPRSAKAGHLVTKVTAVDADSGHNAWISYKLAEASDASLFTVNLYTGEVRTKRAVSEQDDSSQRLLIEIKDDGEPVQSASVTVSILLEDGLHEPILDLRHKVTEPSRKTGRITLYLILSLASVSVLSLVTFLILAVKCMRTSRSSGSCCMRRTDCDGYKNPNRNLQIQLNTDGPIKYVEVLGGDMMSQSQSFRSCMSPMSEYSDFTLIKPSSTTDFKEVISVLDASLPDSTWTFESQQVS, encoded by the coding sequence ATGACAAAGACAATAGGATACCGAGACTGGAGATGGCAGGCGCTTTGGTGGCatcatttctttctcttgtGGAGTACGATAAGCGGACAGACTCGTTACAGCATCCCAGAGGAGCTGGATCAGGGCTCTGTGGTAGGAAATCTAGCCAAAGATCTGGGTTTGGGACTATCGGACATTTTTGATCGCAAGCTGCGCGTCGCCTCTGAGGCTGGTGAGCAGTATTTCAGTGTGGATGCAGGGAAGGGCGAGCTGGTGGTGAATGACAGAATAGACAGAGAGGCTCTATGTGGACAAAGCGCCAGCTGTGTGTTACCTCTGCAAGTTGTGATAGAGAACCCGCTTCAGTTACACCGGATAGAAGTGGAAATAAGAGACGTAAATGACAATGCTCCTAGTTTTCTCAAAAGCGATCACATAATAGAAATTGCTGAATCCACCGTTGTAGGTGTGCGTTTCCCCTTAGAGAGTGCGGAGGATCCCGATGTTGGGAGTAACGGATTAAAGACGTACACACTAAGCAAAGACGAATGCTTCACTTTAAAGGTTAAAGAAATTGAAAATGGGCGTAAAATACCAGAATtggttttaaataaatcattagATCGCGAGAAAAAAGCCATTCACAATTTATTTcttactgctgtggacggaggcaATCCGGTCAGGTCTGGAACTTCAAAAATAACTGTAACTGTACTTGATAACAATGATAATGTGCCGTTATTCGAAAATACTTCTTATAAAGTTGCTGTTAAAGAAAACAGTGCAAATGGCTCCTTTCTAATTACAACAAAAGCAACAGACATAGATGAGGGTCCAAATGGAGAAATCGAGTACTCGCTCGGTATACACACACCACCATCAGTGCTGTCATTATTTCATATAGATGCTATAACGGGAGATATTTATTTGAAAAACCAGCTGGACCACGAAACTCAAGCCTCATATCGAATAGACATTAGTGCAAAAGACAAAGGCTTGCCTAAGAGTGAGGGTCACTGCACTGTGCAGGTGGATGTGTTAGACGTAAATGATAACGCTCCAGAAATTGTGCTGACTTCAAAACCTACTTCTGTACCCGAAGACTCTCGCAGTGGGACCGTAGTGGCTTTGATTAGTGCACGAGACCTTGACTCCGGTGATAACGGTAAAGTGACGTTACAACTTCCAAAACGTTCTCCCTTTACTCTTAAACCATCTTTTTCTAATAATTACGCACTGGTTACCAGTGGTCCTTTAGACCGAGAGAGTTTCTCAGAGTATAATATAGAGATAACAGCCACTGATTCaggctctcctcctctgtccagTAAGAAAATGATACCTGTCAGCATCACTGATGTGAATGATAACCCTCCTATATTCACTCAGCCCTCCTATGTTGTATATTTAAAGGAGAATGGGGTACCAGGCTCTATACTGTACTCAGTATCAGCATCTGATCTGGATTTTGGTGAAAACGCCAAAATCTCCTActccatcttggactctaaagTGCAGGACGTGTCTGTCTCCTCTTATGTTTACATTAACTCAGATAACGGCAGCATCTACAGCATGCACTCGTTTGACTATGAGAAGCTGAAGGTGTTTCAAATTCAGGTTCAGGCAAAGGATCAGGGCTCTCCGTCTCTCAGCAGCAACGCCACTGTCCATGTTTTTATCCTGGACCAGAACGACAACGCCCCCGCTGTTATTTACCCCTCCTCCGCTGCCCTGGGCTCCCTCTCTCATCAGAGGATGCCCCGCTCCGCTAAAGCGGGTCACCTGGTCACCAAGGTGACGGCCGTGGACGCTGACTCGGGCCATAACGCCTGGATCTCCTACAAACTGGCGGAGGCCTCAGACGCCTCTCTGTTCACTGTCAACCTGTACACAGGGGAGGTGAGGACTAAACGCGCTGTGTCCGAGCAGGACGACTCCTCTCAGAGGCTGCTTATAGAGATCAAGGACGACGGGGAACCGGTCCAGTCCGCCAGCGTCACGGTGTCCATCCTGCTGGAGGACGGCCTCCATGAGCCCATCTTAGACCTCCGACACAAAGTGACCGAGCCCAGCAGGAAAACTGGCAGAATCACCCTTTATTTGATTCTCTCTCTGGCCTCGGTGTCCGTGCTGTCTCTGGTGACTTTTCTCATCTTAGCGGTTAAATGCATGAGGACCAGCAGAAGCAGCGGTAGTTGCTGCATGAGACGGACCGACTGTGATGGTTACAAGAACCCCAACAGAAACCTGCAGATCCAGCTCAACACTGATGGACCTATAAAGTACGTGGAGGTCCTGGGAGGAGACATGATGTCTCAGAGTCAGTCCTTCAGGTCCTGTATGTCTCCGATGTCAGAGTACAGTGATTTCACTTTGATTAAACCCAGCAGCACCACTGACTTTAAGGAGGTCATCAGTGTTCTGGATGCGTCTTTACCCGACAGCACCTGGACCTTTGAGAGCCAGCAGGTGAGCTGA